The following proteins come from a genomic window of Saccharomyces mikatae IFO 1815 strain IFO1815 genome assembly, chromosome: 7:
- the NUP49 gene encoding FG-nucleoporin NUP49 (similar to Saccharomyces cerevisiae NUP49 (YGL172W); ancestral locus Anc_8.125): protein MFGFNKASSTPAGGLFGQGGGASTGNANTGFSFGGNQAGQNAAPSTGGLFGAKPAGAAAGLGASFGQQQQQQQQQQPQTNTFGASTTTGGGLFGSKPGNVASSGGGLFGAGANNNTGGGLFGSNTASTGGGLFGNNNNNNTNGASTGLFGSKPSGGSSLFNNTSTSTIPTQGQGVFGAKPAGTSLFGNSTGNATTSGGLFGPKPTGTTSLFGSSNSNNNNNNISASGGLFGNQQQQQQLQQTQTQSSLQNLSQLPITPMTRISELPPQIRQEIEQLDQYIQKQVQISHHLKADTTDHEELIDSIPRDIAYLLKSESATSQYLKQDLKRISSFKSLIDEDLLDTQTFSVLFQQLLTPGSKISSNDLDKFFQKKIRLYEKKLEDYSRILSDIETAVNGIDTDLFGAPNNANATAITADFASSEAENLLRLKTGLGAIVSTVIEEFTLFMDIAERIAMIHQKMKTLTPGSI, encoded by the coding sequence ATGTTTGGATTTAATAAGGCATCTTCGACACCTGCAGGTGGGCTTTTTGGTCAAGGCGGTGGAGCGAGCACTGGAAACGCTAATACTGGATTTTCGTTTGGTGGAAACCAAGCTGGACAAAATGCAGCTCCCAGCACAGGTGGGCTCTTCGGGGCTAAGCCTGCCGGAGCAGCTGCAGGGTTAGGCGCATCATTTGgccagcagcagcaacagcagcagcagcagcaacctCAGACGAATACGTTTGGGGCAAGCACCACCACTGGAGGAGGCCTTTTCGGTAGCAAACCTGGTAATGTGGCAAGTTCTGGTGGAGGGTTGTTTGGAGCAGGTGCAAACAATAATACAGGCGGTGGTTTGTTTGGTTCCAATACTGCATCTACGGGTGGTGGTTTGTTCggtaataataataacaataatacgAATGGTGCAAGTACGGGACTATTCGGTTCTAAACCTTCAGGAGGCTCTTCCTTGTTCAATAATACAAGCACCTCCACGATTCCTACACAGGGCCAGGGTGTGTTTGGCGCCAAGCCGGCAGGTACATCTCTATTCGGCAATAGTACAGGTAATGCGACCACTAGCGGAGGATTGTTTGGCCCCAAACCGACGGGAACCACATCTTTATTTGGATCCTCaaacagtaataataacaataacaatataaGTGCATCTGGCGGGCTGTTTGGAAatcagcagcagcagcagcagctaCAACAAACACAAACGCAATCTTCATTGCAGAATCTGTCCCAACTTCCCATCACTCCGATGACACGAATTTCTGAGCTACCACCCCAAATACGTCAAGAAATTGAGCAATTAGATCAATACATTCAAAAACAAGTACAGATTTCACATCATTTAAAAGCTGATACAACCGATCACGAAGAGTTGATAGATTCTATTCCTCGTGACATCGCATACCTTTTGAAATCAGAATCAGCAACAAGTCAGTATTTAAAgcaagatttgaaaagaatatcctCATTTAAATCACTGATCGATGAAGATCTCTTAGACACGCAAACTTTTTCTGTACTCTTTCAGCAACTTTTAACCCCAGGAAgcaaaatttcttctaatGACTTGGACaagttctttcaaaaaaaaattcgcCTTTATGAGAAAAAGTTGGAAGACTACTCTCGCATTCTTTCAGATATAGAAACTGCGGTCAATGGTATTGATACCGACCTATTTGGTGCACCAAATAACGCGAATGCGACAGCTATCACAGCAGACTTCGCATCATCCGAGGCGGAAAACTTACTACGGTTGAAGACCGGCCTAGGTGCTATAGTTTCTACTGTAATCGAAGAATTTACGCTGTTTATGGATATTGCTGAGAGAATCGCCATGATTCaccaaaaaatgaaaacactGACACCAGGGAGCATATGA
- the ROK1 gene encoding RNA-dependent ATPase ROK1 (similar to Saccharomyces cerevisiae ROK1 (YGL171W); ancestral locus Anc_8.124), translating into MDIFRVLTRGASVKKESGPKAKATDYSIISEKDENLKEDNKESQIEKELDFFRNKRIIKKVDDDKEMKIKEESWNESNESGNGEDLIKPVITNATEASALRKSYKGNVSGIDVPLPIGSFEDLISRFSFDKRLLNNLVENGFTEPTPIQSECIPVALNNRDVLACGPTGSGKTLAFLIPLVQQIINDKQTTGLKGLIISPTKELANQIFIECFKLSHKIFLEKKRPLQVALLSKSLGAKLKNKVVGDKKYDIIISTPLRLIDVVKNEALDLSKVKHLIFDEADKLFDKTFVEQSDDILSACKEPALRKAMFSATIPSNVEEIAQSIMMDPIRIIIGHKEAANTNIDQKLIFCGNEEGKLIAIRQLVQEGEFKPPIIIFLESITRAKALYHELMYDRINVDVIHAERTALQRDRIIERFKSGELWCLICTDVLARGIDFKGVNLVINYDVPGSSQAYVHRIGRTGRGGRSGKAITFYTKQDSIAIKPIINVMKQSGCEVSEWMDKMAKMTKREKESIKNGKAHTERKQITTVPKIDRVKRRRQQEMIAASKRRKNEEL; encoded by the coding sequence ATGGATATTTTTAGAGTTTTGACTAGAGGAGCTTCCGTAAAGAAAGAGTCAGGTCCAAAGGCGAAGGCAACAGACTACAGTATCATAAGTGAAAAGgatgaaaatttaaaagaagataataAGGAAAGTCAGATCGAAAAAGAGCTTGATTTCTTTCgaaacaaaagaatcaTTAAAAAGGTGGATGACGATAAGGAAATGAAGATAAAGGAAGAATCTTGGAACGAAAGCAATGAAAGCGGCAATGGTGAAGATCTGATAAAACCAGTGATTACCAATGCAACTGAGGCATCCGCTCTAAGAAAGTCATATAAGGGTAATGTATCAGGTATAGATGTGCCACTTCCAATAGGCTCGTTTGAAGATTTAATTTCTAGATTTTCATTTGATAAACGTTTGCTAAATAATCTGGTTGAGAACGGATTCACTGAGCCCACCCCAATCCAAAGTGAATGTATTCCCGTGGCTCTAAATAATAGAGACGTTTTGGCATGCGGTCCTACTGGCTCTGGTAAGACGTTAGCGTTTCTGATTCCGCTGGTCCAACAGATTATCAATGACAAGCAAACTACAGGTTTGAAAGGCCTAATCATCTCACCTACCAAAGAATTGGCGAATCAAATCTTCATTGAATGCTTTAAATTATCTCATAAGATattcttggaaaaaaaaagacctTTGCAAGTTGCGTTGTTATCTAAATCTTTAGGAGCCAAACTAAAAAACAAGGTAGTTGGCGATAAGAAATATgatatcattatttctaCCCCCTTAAGACTAATTGACGTTGTGAAAAACGAAGCACTTGATCTTTCCAAAGTTAAACATTTAATCTTTGACGAAGCTGATAAACTATTCGACAAGACGTTCGTTGAACAAAGTGACGACATTTTGAGTGCTTGTAAAGAGCCAGCGTTGCGTAAAGCGATGTTTTCTGCAACAATTCCGTCAAATGTGGAAGAAATTGCACAAAGTATAATGATGGATCCTATTAGAATCATTATTGGTCACAAAGAGGCGGCAAATACGAACATTGAccaaaaattgatattttgcGGTAATGAAGAGGGTAAACTAATTGCTATCAGACAGCTGGTTCAAGAGGGAGAGTTTAAGCCaccaataataatatttttagaGTCTATTACAAGAGCTAAAGCTTTATATCATGAATTGATGTACGACAGAATTAACGTGGATGTAATTCATGCAGAAAGAACGGCGTTACAAAGAGATAGGATTATTGAACGATTTAAGTCAGGTGAGTTATGGTGTTTGATCTGTACTGACGTTCTAGCTCGTGGTATTGATTTCAAAGGTGTCAATTTAGTCATTAATTATGATGTTCCGGGATCTTCTCAGGCCTATGTCCACAGAATCGGCAGAACAGGAAGAGGTGGGCGGTCAGGGAAAGCTATCACATTTTATACTAAGCAAGATTCAATAGCTATCAAGCCGATAATAAATGTCATGAAACAAAGTGGTTGTGAAGTATCCGAATGGATGGATAAGATGGCAAAAATGACCaaaagggaaaaagaaagtataaaaaatggtaaaGCACATACAGAAAGAAAGCAGATTACTACAGTGCCTAAGATTGACAGAGTCAAGAGAAGACGTCAACAAGAAATGATCGCGGCatccaaaagaagaaaaaatgaagaactTTAA
- the SPO74 gene encoding Spo74p (similar to Saccharomyces cerevisiae SPO74 (YGL170C); ancestral locus Anc_8.120), with protein sequence MGAETFSNDTEKKSFPRNIHSTSNAQHDMKFPEGVKTSAEINRNSPVKSNLSNYDEKSIRRDEKSNIFNGRNDFHEGFENTVEFNNGSRLIPDSSFSTKEQQFKNWESFWCNTEDYKTRHIQPFHFTSGLEEIKEPVMELNITTSPYKGQRPNSAPTEYSAATTAFTKTQLEVSFLKTNLLTYIKKEIDICLSSIPFFDDAVQMQKKFLEYRDVDLDEEYELKILGELLNELNFFHMQENSLLNRELAVRKFSNQPENHNPAPVRDFRNSLLPINSIHSPPLVLKRNGKSFEDSYEYTSNTSNFWVEKADLQNPMSGGTPYCIHTNNLRHSKQFMSFENQNEPFFERKNPDCKQHFNSRGVGYNGVNTKSYRGIGLNDSYQKGYTAMKRSFGNIDLNRMPRKGNEEMYSWSRN encoded by the coding sequence ATGGGAGCTgaaacattttcaaatgacacagaaaagaaatccTTTCCGAGGAATATTCACTCGACTTCGAATGCCCAACACGACATGAAATTCCCAGAAGGTGTGAAGACCAGTGCAGAAATTAATAGGAATAGTCCTGTAAAATCGAACTTATCAAATTATGACGAAAAATCAATTAGAAGGGACGAAAAAAGTAACATATTCAACGGAAGAAATGATTTTCACGAAGGATTTGAGAACACAGTAGAGTTCAATAATGGCTCGAGACTGATTCCTGACTCCAGTTTCAGCACAAAGGAACAACAGTTTAAAAATTGGGAGAGTTTTTGGTGCAATACAGAGGATTACAAAACTAGACATATTCAACCCTTTCATTTTACAAGTGGACTAgaggaaataaaagaacCGGTCATGGAGTTGAATATTACCACTTCACCATATAAAGGCCAAAGGCCAAATTCAGCCCCAACTGAGTATTCGGCTGCTACAACAGCATTTACTAAAACACAGCTGGAGGTAAGTTTTTTAAAAACTAACTTACTCacgtatataaaaaaagagattgaTATTTGCTTGTCAAGTataccattttttgatgacGCCGTtcaaatgcaaaaaaaatttttggaataCAGAGATGTTGATTTGgatgaagaatatgaaCTCAAGATTTTGGGTGAACTTTTGAATGAGttgaacttttttcatatgCAGGAGAACTCTCTATTGAATAGAGAGCTAGCGGTTCGTAAATTTTCTAATCAACCTGAAAATCATAATCCTGCCCCCGTTAGAGATTTCAGGAATTCTCTTTTGCCAATAAACAGCATCCATTCTCCACCGTtagttttgaaaaggaatgGTAAGTCTTTCGAAGATAGTTATGAGTACACGTCCAACACATCTAATTTCTGGGTAGAGAAAGCAGATTTACAAAACCCCATGAGTGGTGGAACACCTTATTGTATCCATACAAACAATTTACGTCATTCAAAACAATTTATGTCatttgaaaatcaaaatgaaccattctttgaaagaaaaaatccaGACTGTAAGCAGCATTTTAACTCCAGGGGGGTGGGATATAATGGAGTGAACACCAAGTCTTATCGTGGAATAGGCCTAAACGATAGTTATCAGAAGGGATACACAGCCATGAAAAGATCGTTTGGAAATATAGATTTGAATAGAATGCCCAGAAAAGGCAATGAAGAGATGTATAGCTGGTCGCGTAATTGA
- the SUA5 gene encoding threonylcarbamoyladenylate synthase (similar to Saccharomyces cerevisiae SUA5 (YGL169W); ancestral locus Anc_8.111): MYLRRHFMAMTSKALFDTKVLKVNPRSIIFSPTAHIDGSLPIITDPETEAALVEAARIIKDTDETVAFPTETVYGLGGSALNDNSVLSIYKAKNRPSDNPLITHVSSVDQLNRKIFDQMHLSGASLFDNIPSIYRPLISSLWPGPLTILLPVPSSDHSKLSKLTTADQPTFAVRIPANPVARALIALSDTPIAAPSANASTRPSPTLASHVYHDLKNKIPMILDGGACKVGVESTVVDGLCNPPMLLRPGGFTYEEIIKLGGEAWSLCKVENKGAVEKGEKVRTPGMKYRHYSPSAQVILLVPNCKDNTIQNTENRMEQLNRLVKTELKANKNIEKIAILTSLKLRNSDLQCKIFNDPDLCSKTFIIEKLGHTGEEIQANLFAALRKVDENDNVDLIFVEGINEEGEGLAIMNRLRKAAGNHCIQF, encoded by the coding sequence ATGTATCTGAGACGACATTTCATGGCAATGACGTCTAAAGCACTGTTTGATACTAAGGTTCTAAAAGTCAATCCGCGATCAATCATTTTCTCCCCGACTGCACATATAGATGGATCCTTACCAATTATAACTGATCCTGAAACAGAAGCTGCTTTAGTGGAGGCAGCAAGGATAATAAAGGATACAGATGAAACTGTGGCTTTTCCGACGGAGACCGTTTATGGGCTTGGAGGATCTGCTTTAAATGATAATTCAGTGCTTAGTATATACAAGGCCAAGAATAGACCTAGTGACAATCCGTTGATTACACACGTTTCATCTGTGGACCAACTAAATAGAAAGATCTTCGACCAAATGCACCTGTCGGGTGCATCTTTGTTTGATAACATACCTTCAATTTATCGCCCATTAATTTCAAGTCTTTGGCCTGGTCCATTAACTATTCTTTTGCCAGTACCATCATCAGATCATAGTAAGTTATCGAAGTTAACAACAGCAGATCAACCCACATTTGCAGTACGCATACCTGCTAACCCAGTTGCTAGAGCATTAATTGCTTTAAGTGATACACCAATAGCTGCGCCGTCCGCAAATGCGTCCACTAGGCCATCTCCTACGTTAGCATCTCATGTTTATCAcgatttgaagaataagaTCCCTATGATTCTTGATGGTGGAGCATGCAAAGTTGGTGTAGAAAGTACTGTTGTCGATGGACTATGTAATCCTCCCATGTTACTGCGACCTGGTGGTTTTACATATGAGgaaattatcaaattgGGTGGTGAAGCGTGGTCTCTTTGTAAGGTTGAAAATAAAGGAGCAGTCGAAAAAGGTGAAAAGGTGAGAACTCCTGGTATGAAGTATAGACACTATTCTCCTTCTGCTCAGGTTATTTTATTAGTCCCTAATTGCAAAGACAATACTATTCAAAATACAGAGAATCGGATGGAACAGTTGAACCGGTTAGTTAAAACGGAACTAAAAGCCAATAAAAacatagaaaaaattgcgATACTAACTTCCCTAAAATTGCGGAATTCCGATTTACAATGTAAAATCTTCAATGATCCTGATCTTTGCTCGAAAACTtttatcattgaaaaacttggCCATACAGGTGAAGAAATACAAGCTAACTTGTTCGCTGCTTTGAGGAAAgtggatgaaaatgataacGTTGACCTGATATTTGTTGAAGGTATAAATGAGGAAGGGGAAGGATTAGCTATTATGAACAGATTACGAAAAGCGGCCGGTAATCACTGTATACAGTTTTAA